Proteins from a genomic interval of Desulfovibrio desulfuricans:
- a CDS encoding acetyl-CoA carboxylase carboxyl transferase subunit alpha/beta, with the protein MDNNIEKRIQSLRDRLTYLVDIFAGKHKDNADLLEEKLTAFTARVRSGNVEDPYAELATVEDLFNYVERRLEGSITPMDKVRIVRHSQRICLRDILENVYDNFTEVGGQDEHSLDPSMLIARAVITRRRGKKVYTQSVMVIGQEKGHGAEFRNGGSVKPWGNAKAQQYMRVAETEGIPVHTYIFTPGSYPIEDYPGAAQQIARNIYSMAGLRVPVIAVISEGGSGGAEAIGLADKRLMLSHGYYSVISPEGAAAIEGRIKAGQRATTELIESCANNLKMTAQDNLKFGYIDRVVQEPPLGARPWHFDFFRNLRQEVLRATDEVVISTRTVPGLKGLALARVRKPDANLDEMYTRWGLTSAAKDRLRERRQQKFLRLSRQAARDRRPFFTKMAVATWDWLTKPWVSFKYDFYRKHQMRIRTFMEEIDNEWEVFKSRLLAPWHKLTRKLPSAKAESSKVKELTALSTWSDDGRRSRWNYISPRYKTDRAITCPNSAAYGCLDLWGPDLFAEFAGVCSHCGYHFPMEPEWYVKNVFDLGSVFEFNSEIEAGNPLDFPNFGDRILDAQKKTGAKSGCMTFEARIDNTKMVVAMLMGTFRGGSVGAAEGYKFVEAAQRAAKKRYPFLAYVHGTAGIRIQEGTHGVIQMPRCTVAVRRYIESGGLYMVLYDTNSFAGPVASFLGCSPYQFAVRSSNIGFAGPGVIKETTGMDIPPKYHRSYRALSRGHIQGIWDRREVRANLKQALLTIGGRNLYYR; encoded by the coding sequence ATGGACAACAACATCGAAAAACGCATCCAGAGTCTGCGCGACAGACTTACCTATCTGGTGGACATATTCGCCGGCAAGCACAAGGACAACGCCGACCTGCTTGAAGAAAAGCTGACCGCCTTTACTGCGCGCGTCCGCTCCGGCAATGTGGAAGACCCCTATGCCGAACTTGCCACGGTAGAAGACCTTTTCAACTATGTGGAACGCCGCCTTGAGGGCAGCATCACGCCCATGGACAAGGTGCGCATTGTACGCCACTCCCAGCGTATCTGCCTGCGCGACATACTTGAAAACGTCTACGACAACTTCACCGAAGTGGGCGGCCAGGACGAGCACAGCCTCGACCCCAGCATGCTCATTGCCCGTGCGGTCATTACCCGCCGCCGCGGCAAAAAGGTATACACCCAGTCCGTCATGGTTATCGGGCAGGAAAAGGGCCACGGCGCGGAATTCCGCAACGGCGGCTCGGTCAAGCCCTGGGGCAACGCCAAGGCGCAGCAGTACATGCGCGTGGCCGAGACCGAAGGGATACCTGTTCACACCTACATATTCACGCCTGGCTCGTATCCCATTGAGGATTACCCCGGCGCGGCGCAGCAGATCGCCCGCAACATTTACAGCATGGCCGGCCTGCGCGTGCCCGTTATCGCCGTTATTTCCGAGGGCGGTTCCGGCGGTGCGGAAGCCATCGGCCTTGCCGACAAACGCCTGATGCTCTCGCACGGCTACTATTCGGTTATTTCGCCCGAAGGCGCCGCCGCCATTGAAGGCCGCATCAAGGCTGGCCAGCGCGCCACGACCGAGCTGATTGAAAGCTGCGCCAATAACCTCAAGATGACAGCGCAGGACAACCTCAAGTTCGGCTACATCGACCGCGTGGTGCAGGAGCCGCCTCTGGGCGCACGCCCCTGGCACTTCGACTTTTTCCGCAATCTGCGACAGGAAGTGCTGCGCGCCACCGATGAGGTTGTGATCTCCACGCGCACCGTACCCGGCCTCAAAGGCCTGGCCCTGGCCCGCGTGCGCAAGCCCGATGCCAACCTGGACGAAATGTACACCCGCTGGGGGCTGACCTCTGCCGCCAAGGACAGGCTGCGCGAACGCCGCCAGCAAAAGTTCCTGCGGCTTTCGCGTCAGGCAGCGCGCGACAGGCGTCCTTTCTTTACCAAGATGGCCGTTGCCACCTGGGACTGGCTCACCAAGCCGTGGGTCAGCTTCAAGTACGATTTCTACCGCAAGCACCAGATGCGTATCCGCACCTTTATGGAAGAAATCGACAACGAGTGGGAAGTGTTCAAGAGCCGCCTGCTGGCCCCCTGGCACAAGCTCACCCGCAAGCTGCCCAGCGCCAAGGCCGAAAGCAGCAAGGTCAAGGAACTGACCGCCCTGTCCACGTGGTCGGACGACGGCCGCCGCAGCCGGTGGAACTACATTTCACCGCGCTACAAGACAGACCGGGCCATCACCTGCCCCAACAGCGCCGCCTATGGCTGCCTTGACCTGTGGGGGCCTGACCTCTTTGCCGAATTCGCGGGCGTGTGCAGCCACTGCGGCTACCACTTTCCCATGGAGCCGGAATGGTATGTGAAGAACGTCTTTGACCTCGGCTCGGTCTTTGAATTCAATAGCGAGATTGAGGCGGGCAACCCCCTTGATTTCCCCAACTTCGGCGACCGCATTCTTGACGCGCAGAAGAAAACCGGAGCCAAGAGCGGCTGCATGACCTTTGAAGCGCGCATAGACAATACCAAGATGGTCGTGGCCATGCTCATGGGCACCTTCCGGGGCGGCTCCGTGGGCGCGGCGGAAGGCTACAAGTTTGTGGAAGCCGCCCAGCGCGCCGCCAAGAAGCGTTATCCCTTCCTGGCCTATGTGCACGGCACGGCGGGCATCCGCATTCAGGAAGGCACGCACGGCGTTATCCAGATGCCCCGCTGCACGGTTGCTGTGCGCCGCTACATCGAATCCGGCGGCCTGTACATGGTGCTGTACGACACCAATTCCTTTGCCGGGCCTGTGGCCAGCTTCCTCGGCTGCTCGCCCTACCAGTTCGCGGTGCGCTCGTCCAACATCGGCTTTGCCGGGCCGGGCGTTATCAAGGAAACCACGGGCATGGACATCCCGCCCAAGTATCACCGCTCGTACCGCGCCCTTTCGCGCGGGCACATTCAGGGCATATGGGACA
- a CDS encoding purine-nucleoside phosphorylase encodes MQNFQDVQRAATALRDAIQAAQGPLALPLGARRLDPKAAPDADAPVGIVLGTGLSALAEKLQDRVVVPYTDLPGFPASSVEGHAGAFVWGRFAGACGEDDSIGRYALIQQGRCHLYEGRTPAEVCMGVRVMALMGVKTLVITNAAGGLNPQFDAGGIMCMSDIINHTGHSPLTGINAEEWGPRFPDMCAPLDADLRAMAMETAAKMGLRLERGVYIGVHGPEMETPAETRMYRQWGADAVGMSTVLEIIAARHMGMRVLGLSCLTNKNLPDCMTPAPLEEILAVAAVAGKNLGRLIRAMVTKL; translated from the coding sequence ATGCAAAATTTTCAGGATGTCCAGCGCGCCGCAACGGCACTGCGTGACGCCATTCAGGCCGCGCAAGGGCCTCTGGCCTTGCCCTTGGGAGCGCGCAGGCTTGATCCCAAGGCCGCGCCCGATGCGGATGCACCTGTGGGCATTGTGCTGGGTACGGGGCTTTCTGCCCTGGCAGAAAAGCTGCAAGACCGCGTTGTTGTTCCCTATACCGACTTGCCGGGTTTTCCTGCCTCCAGCGTGGAAGGGCATGCGGGCGCATTTGTATGGGGGCGGTTTGCCGGCGCATGCGGCGAGGACGACTCCATCGGGCGCTATGCGCTTATCCAGCAGGGGCGCTGTCATCTCTATGAAGGGCGTACCCCGGCAGAAGTCTGTATGGGGGTGCGGGTTATGGCGCTGATGGGCGTAAAAACGCTTGTCATTACCAATGCAGCGGGCGGCCTGAACCCGCAGTTCGATGCTGGCGGCATCATGTGCATGAGCGACATAATCAACCATACCGGGCATTCGCCCCTTACCGGAATCAACGCTGAGGAGTGGGGGCCGCGCTTCCCCGACATGTGCGCGCCTCTGGACGCGGATTTGCGGGCGATGGCCATGGAAACCGCAGCAAAAATGGGCCTGCGGCTTGAGCGCGGCGTATACATTGGCGTGCATGGGCCGGAAATGGAAACGCCCGCAGAAACACGCATGTATCGACAGTGGGGAGCAGATGCCGTGGGCATGAGCACTGTACTTGAGATCATTGCGGCACGTCATATGGGCATGCGTGTACTTGGCCTTTCATGTTTGACCAATAAAAATTTACCTGACTGCATGACCCCGGCCCCCTTGGAAGAAATCCTCGCAGTGGCCGCTGTGGCGGGCAAAAATCTGGGTCGGCTCATCCGCGCTATGGTGACAAAACTCTGA
- a CDS encoding ATP-binding protein: MRETGLDKAQDSIPLQKHKILVANRGEIAMRIMRACRKLGVAFTAIFTAEDAASGHVRLAREQGGEKSLYRVSSYHDANELMAVADEAGCTAVHPGYGFFAEDFRFARRVTKRDRKLIFIGPSWKIIRELGDKINTKRLARSLGVPTVPGSDRPIYDEMEAERIAKSVFEFQDQQGITRPLVLVKASAGGGGMGIEEVYDPDQFRSVYRRIRSYALRQFKDEGVLIEQRITDFNHLEVQVVSDRSGHNPVHFGTRNCSIQSTGRQKRIEVAPGFAPEELKYTFDAGKVLRDIVDYSLTMARKVGYDNVGTWEWIVTRKGEPFLMEVNTRIQVENGVSARISKVNGKGDVDLIAEQIRIGLGEPLGYGQSDITFEGLGIEYRLIAEDPDSNFTPWVGRIEKFAWKDQPWLTMLTHVPTTEPYEIPTEFDPNLALAIIWGKDLEEAKARGLEFLGDLRLEGHNASGEELKSNVNFLAANTERILRF; this comes from the coding sequence ATGAGGGAGACAGGCTTGGACAAAGCTCAGGACAGCATTCCCCTGCAAAAGCACAAAATTCTGGTGGCCAACCGTGGCGAGATAGCCATGCGCATCATGCGCGCCTGCCGCAAGCTTGGAGTGGCCTTTACCGCCATCTTCACGGCTGAGGACGCGGCATCGGGCCATGTGCGCCTGGCGCGCGAACAAGGCGGAGAAAAAAGCCTGTACCGCGTGTCGTCTTACCATGACGCCAACGAACTTATGGCCGTGGCTGATGAGGCGGGCTGCACAGCAGTTCACCCCGGCTACGGTTTTTTTGCCGAGGATTTTCGTTTTGCACGCCGCGTAACCAAACGCGACCGGAAACTTATCTTCATCGGCCCCTCGTGGAAAATCATTCGCGAGCTGGGCGACAAAATCAACACCAAACGACTGGCGCGCAGCCTGGGCGTACCCACCGTTCCCGGTTCAGACCGCCCCATCTATGACGAGATGGAAGCCGAACGCATCGCCAAGAGCGTGTTCGAATTTCAGGATCAGCAGGGCATCACGCGCCCGCTGGTGCTGGTCAAGGCTTCCGCTGGCGGCGGCGGCATGGGCATTGAGGAAGTGTACGACCCGGATCAGTTCCGCTCGGTCTACCGCCGCATCCGCAGCTACGCCCTGCGCCAGTTCAAGGATGAAGGCGTGCTCATCGAGCAGCGCATTACAGACTTCAACCATCTTGAAGTACAGGTTGTTTCTGACCGTTCGGGGCATAACCCCGTACACTTTGGCACCCGCAACTGCTCCATCCAGTCCACTGGCCGCCAGAAGCGCATTGAGGTCGCACCGGGCTTTGCGCCCGAAGAACTCAAATACACCTTCGATGCGGGCAAGGTGCTGCGCGATATTGTTGACTACTCCCTCACTATGGCCCGCAAGGTGGGCTACGACAACGTGGGAACCTGGGAATGGATTGTGACCCGCAAGGGCGAACCCTTCCTGATGGAAGTGAACACGCGCATTCAGGTGGAAAATGGCGTTTCGGCACGTATTTCAAAGGTGAACGGCAAGGGCGATGTGGACCTCATTGCCGAGCAGATCCGCATTGGCCTTGGCGAGCCTTTGGGCTACGGGCAGTCGGACATCACCTTTGAAGGTCTGGGCATTGAATACCGCCTGATCGCCGAAGATCCGGACAGCAACTTCACCCCCTGGGTGGGTCGCATTGAAAAATTTGCGTGGAAAGACCAGCCCTGGCTGACCATGCTTACCCATGTTCCGACAACCGAGCCTTACGAAATTCCCACAGAGTTTGACCCCAACCTGGCCCTTGCCATCATCTGGGGCAAAGACCTTGAGGAAGCCAAGGCCCGCGGCCTTGAATTTCTTGGGGATCTGCGGCTGGAGGGACACAATGCCTCGGGCGAGGAGCTGAAGTCCAACGTCAACTTCCTTGCGGCCAACACAGAGCGCATTTTGCGCTTCTGA